A window from Peromyscus eremicus chromosome 5, PerEre_H2_v1, whole genome shotgun sequence encodes these proteins:
- the LOC131911313 gene encoding histone H2A type 1-B produces MSGRGKQGGKARAKAKTRSSRAGLQFPVGRVHRLLRKGNYSERVGAGAPVYLAAVLEYLTAEILELAGNAARDNKKTRIIPRHLQLAIRNDEELNKLLGRVTIAQGGVLPNIQAVLLPKKTESHHKAKGK; encoded by the coding sequence ATGTCTGGACGCGGCAAGCAAGGCGGCAAGGCTCGCGCCAAGGCCAAGACCCGCTCGTCCCGCGCCGGCCTGCAGTTCCCCGTGGGCCGCGTGCACCGGCTCCTCCGCAAGGGCAACTACTCGGAGCGGGTGGGCGCCGGCGCCCCGGTCTACCTGGCGGCCGTGCTGGAGTACCTGACGGCCGAGATCCTGGAGCTGGCCGGCAACGCGGCCCGCGACAACAAGAAGACGCGCATCATCCCGCGCCACCTGCAGCTGGCCATCCGCAACGACGAGGAGCTCAACAAGCTGCTGGGCCGCGTGACCATCGCGCAGGGCGGCGTCCTGCCCAACATCCAGGCGGTGCTGCTGCCCAAGAAGACCGAGAGCCACCACAAGGCCAAGGGAAAGTAA
- the LOC131911330 gene encoding histone H4 produces MSGRGKGGKGLGKGGAKRHRKVLRDNIQGITKPAIRRLARRGGVKRISGLIYEETRGVLKVFLENVIRDAVTYTEHAKRKTVTAMDVVYALKRQGRTLYGFGG; encoded by the coding sequence ATGTCTGGTAGGGGTAAAGGTGGTAAAGGTCTCGGAAAAGGAGGCGCCAAGCGCCACCGCAAGGTCCTGCGCGACAACATCCAGGGCATCACCAAGCCCGCCATCCGCCGCCTGGCCCGGCGTGGCGGCGTCAAGCGCATCTCCGGCCTCATCTACGAGGAGACCCGCGGGGTGCTGAAGGTGTTCCTGGAGAACGTGATCCGCGACGCCGTCACCTACACGGAGCACGCCAAGCGCAAGACCGTCACCGCCATGGACGTGGTCTACGCGCTCAAGCGCCAGGGACGCACGCTCTACGGCTTCGGCGGTTAA
- the LOC131911300 gene encoding histone H1t-like has protein sequence MSETAPAASCSLVPAPVEKPPPKRRGKKPVLAAARKPRGFSVSKLIPEALSASQERAGMSLAALKKALAAAGYDVEKNNSRIKLALKRLVNKGVLVQTKGTGASGSFKLSKKAAPERVKGKARKSASAKAKKLGLPRASRSPKSTKTKVVKKPKATPTKASAKSKGAKGVQPRKSPAKARAANPSAGRPKMVLQKTDLKKAAARK, from the coding sequence ATGTCGGAAACGGCTCCTGCTGCCTCCTGCAGCCTGGTCCCAGCTCCTGTCGAGAAACCGCCACCTAAAAGGCGAGGGAAGAAGCCAGTCCTCGCGGCGGCTCGCAAACCCCGGGGGTTCTCGGTTTCCAAGTTGATCCCCGAGGCCCTTTCGGCGTCCCAGGAACGGGCGGGAATGTCGCTGGCGGCCCTGAAGAAGGCGCTGGCGGCCGCCGGCTACGACGTGGAGAAGAACAACAGCCGCATCAAGCTGGCCCTCAAGAGGCTGGTGAACAAGGGGGTCCTGGTGCAGACCAAGGGCACCGGCGCCTCCGGCTCCTTCAAGCTCAGCAAGAAGGCGGCCCCCGAGAGGGTCAAGGGTAAGGCCAGGAAGTCGGCTTCGGCCAAGGCCAAGAAGCTGGGCTTGCCCCGGGCCTCGAGGTCCCCCAAGAGCACCAAGACCAAGGTCGTCAAGAAGCCGAAGGCGACGCCCACCAAAGCATCCGCCAAGAGCAAAGGCGCCAAGGGGGTGCAGCCGCGGAAAAGCCCCGCCAAGGCGAGGGCGGCCAACCCCAGCGCTGGCAGGCCCAAGATGGTCCTGCAGAAGACCGACCTGAAGAAGGCGGCAGCGAGGAAGTGA
- the LOC131911317 gene encoding histone H2B type 1-C/E/F/G/I has translation MPEPAKSAPAPKKGSKKAVTKAQKKDGKKRKRSRKESYSVYVYKVLKQVHPDTGISSKAMGIMNSFVNDIFERIAGEASRLAHYNKRSTITSREIQTAVRLLLPGELAKHAVSEGTKAVTKYTSSK, from the coding sequence ATGCCTGAGCCCGCGAAGTCCGCTCCCGCCCCGAAGAAGGGCTCCAAGAAGGCGGTGACCAAGGCGCAGAAGAAGGACGGCAAGAAGCGCAAGCGCAGCCGCAAGGAGAGCTACTCGGTGTACGTGTACAAGGTGCTGAAGCAGGTGCACCCCGACACGGGCATCTCGTCCAAGGCCATGGGCATCATGAACTCGTTCGTCAACGACATCTTCGAGCGCATCGCGGGCGAGGCGTCGCGCCTGGCGCATTACAACAAGCGCTCGACCATCACGTCCCGGGAGATCCAGACGGCCGTGCGCCTGCTGCTGCCCGGGGAGCTGGCCAAGCACGCCGTGTCCGAGGGCACCAAGGCCGTCACCAAGTACACCAGCTCCAAGTGA